A single region of the Alteriqipengyuania flavescens genome encodes:
- the pepN gene encoding aminopeptidase N, which produces MDIARTPSTADGNPQLADAPPEPKEPAIIRRKDYRPFEWLVPETRLHFDLDANKTKVVSTLTVERNPAADASPTIRLNGDGLEPDWVEVDGEAVNSWTMDGDDLLVTLPGDSHTISIATTIDPSANSQLMGLFASGGILCTQCEAEGFRRITFFPDRPDVLSTYSVRMEASKADYPVLLANGNNTDSGESADGRHWAEWHDPWPKPSYLFALVAGDLVANRDSFTTMGGRTVDLAIFVREGDEGRTQHAMDSLKASMKWDEETFGREYDLDIYNIVAVSDFNMGAMENKGLNVFNTKYVLADVETATDGDFDAVEGVIAHEYFHNWSGNRITCRDWFQLSLKEGFTVLRDQLFSQDMNSEPVKRIEDVRVLRSIQFPEDSGPLAHPIRPDSYREISNFYTSTVYNKGAEVIRMMRTMAGPEKFRAGTDIYFDTHDGEAATCEDFVASIERGAGLDLTQFRRWYEQAGTPKVTVESRHEGSTYTLSLAQEVPPTPGQPDKKPMPIPLKIALFDKASGTHSGEQLVVLDEARQDFTFNGIDSPPVLSINRGFSAPVRIERDLSREELVFLAAQDDDAFARYEAMQELVVGHIVGVVTGKLSGTEEEKGREAIREATLSALTDEGLDDLMRGELLMLPGVTYLIEQVDAADPVALSDVREDLKAWLGRELASEFYRVYERAEAVPFSLEAEAKGARKLKTLVLTYLAASDPDKAAELAARQYDRADNMTDRQGALMVLTGLDTPERTGKLLEFYDRFKDNALVVDKWFALQATSLHPSVVEHVEALADHPQFTLKNPNRVRSLYMAFAGNPRGFHRADGAGYRMIADLILKLDPINAQTAARFVPALGRWKKVDPERSRLMRAELERVAAADKLSRDTYEQVQRSLG; this is translated from the coding sequence ATGGACATCGCCCGCACCCCCAGCACCGCCGACGGCAATCCCCAGCTGGCCGACGCCCCGCCCGAGCCGAAGGAGCCCGCGATAATCCGGCGCAAGGATTACAGGCCGTTCGAATGGCTCGTGCCCGAGACCCGGCTGCATTTTGATCTCGACGCCAATAAGACAAAGGTCGTCTCCACCCTGACGGTCGAGCGTAATCCTGCCGCCGATGCGTCGCCCACCATCCGCCTCAACGGCGACGGGCTGGAGCCGGACTGGGTCGAGGTCGACGGAGAGGCAGTAAATAGCTGGACGATGGACGGGGACGACCTGCTCGTCACCCTGCCGGGCGACAGCCACACGATCTCCATCGCCACGACGATCGACCCGTCGGCCAATTCGCAGCTGATGGGCCTGTTCGCTTCCGGAGGGATTCTTTGCACCCAGTGCGAGGCGGAGGGTTTCCGCCGCATCACCTTCTTCCCCGACCGGCCCGATGTCCTGTCGACCTATTCGGTGCGCATGGAAGCTTCCAAGGCCGATTATCCGGTGCTGCTCGCCAATGGCAACAACACCGACAGCGGCGAGAGCGCGGACGGGCGCCACTGGGCCGAATGGCACGATCCCTGGCCCAAGCCGTCCTATCTCTTCGCATTGGTCGCCGGCGATCTCGTCGCCAATCGCGACAGCTTTACCACGATGGGTGGGCGCACCGTCGATCTCGCCATTTTCGTGCGCGAAGGCGACGAAGGGCGCACGCAGCACGCGATGGATTCGCTCAAGGCCTCGATGAAATGGGACGAGGAGACTTTCGGGCGCGAATACGATCTCGACATCTACAACATCGTCGCGGTCAGCGATTTCAACATGGGGGCGATGGAGAACAAGGGCCTCAACGTCTTCAACACGAAATACGTCCTCGCCGATGTCGAGACCGCGACCGATGGCGATTTCGACGCGGTCGAAGGCGTGATCGCGCACGAATATTTCCACAACTGGTCCGGCAACCGGATCACCTGCCGCGACTGGTTCCAGCTGAGCCTGAAGGAAGGCTTCACCGTCCTGCGCGACCAGCTGTTCAGCCAGGACATGAACAGCGAACCGGTGAAGCGGATCGAGGATGTACGCGTCCTGCGCAGCATCCAGTTCCCGGAAGACAGCGGCCCGCTGGCCCATCCGATCCGGCCCGATTCCTATCGCGAGATCAGCAACTTCTATACCTCCACCGTGTACAACAAGGGTGCAGAGGTGATCCGCATGATGCGCACCATGGCCGGGCCGGAGAAATTCCGTGCCGGGACGGACATCTATTTCGACACGCATGACGGCGAGGCCGCGACCTGCGAGGATTTCGTCGCCTCGATCGAGCGCGGGGCGGGGCTCGACCTCACCCAGTTCCGCCGCTGGTACGAACAGGCAGGCACGCCCAAAGTGACGGTCGAATCCCGCCACGAAGGTTCGACCTATACGCTCTCGCTGGCGCAGGAGGTACCGCCCACGCCCGGCCAGCCGGACAAGAAGCCCATGCCGATCCCGCTCAAGATAGCCCTGTTCGACAAGGCGAGCGGCACCCATTCAGGCGAGCAGCTGGTCGTGCTGGACGAAGCGCGGCAGGATTTCACCTTTAACGGCATCGACAGTCCGCCGGTCCTGTCGATCAACCGCGGGTTTTCCGCCCCGGTCCGCATCGAGCGGGATCTGTCGCGCGAGGAACTGGTCTTTCTCGCGGCGCAAGATGACGATGCCTTTGCCCGATACGAAGCGATGCAGGAGCTGGTGGTCGGGCATATCGTCGGCGTCGTGACCGGCAAGCTGTCGGGCACGGAAGAGGAAAAGGGGCGCGAGGCGATCCGTGAGGCCACGCTCTCCGCCCTCACCGACGAAGGGCTGGACGACCTGATGCGCGGCGAGCTTTTGATGCTGCCGGGCGTCACGTACCTGATCGAACAGGTCGACGCGGCGGACCCTGTCGCGCTCAGCGATGTGCGCGAAGACCTCAAAGCGTGGCTCGGCCGCGAACTGGCGAGCGAGTTTTACCGCGTGTACGAGCGGGCAGAGGCGGTGCCGTTCTCGCTCGAGGCGGAGGCGAAGGGCGCGCGCAAGCTCAAGACGCTGGTGCTGACCTACCTTGCCGCGAGCGATCCCGACAAGGCGGCAGAGCTGGCCGCACGCCAGTATGACCGGGCCGACAACATGACCGACCGGCAGGGCGCGCTGATGGTGCTGACCGGGCTCGACACGCCGGAGAGGACCGGCAAGCTGCTGGAGTTCTACGACCGGTTCAAGGACAACGCGCTGGTGGTGGACAAGTGGTTCGCGTTGCAGGCGACGTCGCTCCACCCTTCCGTGGTCGAGCACGTCGAGGCGTTGGCGGATCACCCGCAATTCACGCTGAAGAACCCCAACCGCGTCCGTTCGCTCTACATGGCCTTTGCCGGCAACCCGCGCGGGTTCCACCGGGCGGACGGTGCGGGCTACCGGATGATCGCCGACCTGATCCTGAAGCTGGATCCGATCAACGCGCAGACGGCGGCGCGCTTCGTCCCCGCGCTCGGCCGCTGGAAGAAGGTCGATCCGGAACGCTCCAGGCTGATGCGCGCCGAACTCGAACGGGTTGCCGCGGCGGACAAATTGTCGCGCGACACCTACGAACAGGTCCAGCGCAGCCTTGGCTGA
- the gpmA gene encoding 2,3-diphosphoglycerate-dependent phosphoglycerate mutase: MPKLILVRHGQSEWNLANRFTGWWDVDLTDKGVEEAKAAGRLLAEKGVLPTCAFTSLQTRAIKTLNLALEECDRLWIPVTRDWHLNERHYGGLTGLNKQETRDRHGDEQVHIWRRSFDVPPPEMEAGSEFDLTGDPRYAGIEVPRTESLKLTIERVLPYWQDHILPVLESGETVIISAHGNSLRALVKHLSDISDDDITGLEIPTGQPIVYDFDAGMQPGERYYLKDS, translated from the coding sequence ATGCCCAAACTGATCCTCGTTCGCCATGGCCAGAGCGAATGGAACCTCGCCAACCGTTTCACCGGCTGGTGGGATGTCGACCTGACCGACAAGGGCGTGGAAGAGGCAAAGGCCGCCGGGCGCCTGCTCGCGGAAAAGGGCGTGCTGCCGACCTGCGCTTTCACTTCGCTGCAGACGCGCGCGATCAAGACGCTGAACCTTGCCCTGGAAGAATGTGACCGGCTGTGGATCCCCGTGACGCGCGACTGGCACCTTAACGAGCGACACTATGGCGGGCTGACGGGCCTAAACAAGCAGGAAACCCGCGACAGGCACGGCGACGAGCAGGTTCACATCTGGCGCCGCAGCTTCGACGTGCCGCCGCCGGAAATGGAAGCGGGCAGCGAGTTCGATTTGACGGGTGACCCGCGTTACGCCGGGATCGAGGTGCCGCGCACGGAAAGCCTGAAGCTGACGATCGAGCGCGTGCTGCCCTATTGGCAGGACCATATCCTCCCGGTGCTGGAAAGCGGCGAAACGGTGATCATCTCCGCCCACGGCAATTCGCTGCGCGCGCTGGTGAAACACCTTTCCGATATTTCGGACGACGACATCACCGGGCTGGAAATTCCGACCGGTCAGCCGATCGTTTACGATTTCGACGCAGGAATGCAGCCCGGGGAACGCTATTACCTCAAGGATAGCTGA
- a CDS encoding bifunctional riboflavin kinase/FAD synthetase encodes MSATRLEHTEPVPEDFRGGIVALGNFDGFHRGHQAVAGEAIAWAKAESRPAIVATFDPHPVRHFRPDTPPFRLTTLDQRQELFGAHGADAMLVFNFGVGLAATSPDDFVALLVERFGAHGVVTGADFTFGKGAAGSVATLAAHPGIEARVVEAVNAGEEIVSSSRIREALKAGDPQEAARLMTRPFAIRGIVQHGDKVGRTIGYPTANLALDHYLRPKYGIYAVTASIIGEPGDRLLKGAANLGIRPQFDPPKELLEPFFFDFGEDLYGREIEVALHHFIRPEAKFDGLDALTAQMARDCDEARRLLAHY; translated from the coding sequence TTGAGCGCGACGCGGCTAGAGCATACCGAGCCTGTCCCCGAAGACTTTCGCGGCGGCATCGTCGCGCTCGGCAATTTCGACGGGTTCCATCGCGGGCACCAGGCCGTGGCGGGCGAGGCGATCGCGTGGGCAAAGGCGGAAAGCCGCCCGGCCATCGTCGCCACGTTCGATCCGCACCCGGTGCGGCACTTCCGCCCCGATACGCCGCCCTTCCGCCTCACCACGCTGGACCAGCGGCAGGAGCTGTTCGGTGCGCACGGGGCCGATGCGATGCTGGTGTTCAATTTCGGGGTCGGGCTGGCCGCGACATCGCCCGACGATTTCGTCGCACTGCTTGTGGAACGCTTCGGCGCGCACGGCGTGGTGACGGGCGCGGACTTCACCTTCGGCAAGGGCGCGGCGGGATCGGTCGCCACGCTGGCCGCGCATCCGGGTATCGAGGCCCGCGTGGTCGAAGCGGTGAACGCGGGCGAGGAAATCGTCTCGTCCAGCCGCATCCGCGAGGCGCTGAAAGCGGGCGACCCGCAGGAAGCCGCGCGGCTGATGACCCGCCCCTTCGCCATTCGCGGCATCGTGCAGCACGGCGACAAGGTGGGCCGCACCATCGGCTATCCCACCGCCAACCTTGCGCTCGACCATTACCTGCGCCCGAAATACGGCATCTACGCCGTCACCGCCTCGATCATCGGCGAGCCGGGGGACCGGCTGCTGAAAGGCGCGGCGAACCTCGGCATCCGGCCGCAATTCGATCCGCCCAAGGAGTTGCTGGAGCCATTCTTCTTCGATTTCGGCGAGGACCTCTACGGCCGCGAGATCGAGGTCGCGCTGCACCATTTCATCCGCCCGGAAGCGAAGTTCGACGGGCTGGACGCGCTCACCGCGCAAATGGCGCGCGATTGCGACGAGGCGCGGCGGCTGCTCGCCCATTACTAA
- a CDS encoding DMT family transporter, which yields MRANAGGSTADHPLLTPSVIVPFLLTGTIWGSTWYVITGQIDGVPAAWSVFYRFALATPALFLVALLMKRRIRLTGPEHQLAIFVGLAQFSGNFLFVYHAELYVTSGIVALMFGLLMVPNALFARGFLGERVKGGFILGSVVAIVGVSFLLFHEWQANPDAGVIGGNVGWGIALAMLGILAASIANVVQANPTGRGVPMVSLLAWAMLYGTAFDLGFALLTAGPPPIPERPEFWAGIVYLALVGSVVTFPLHYNLVRQIGAGRTAYNSILTISVAMLLSTVLEGYRWTPLTAIGMGLAVLGMVLALRARRKAAPLQTSERSPSR from the coding sequence ATGAGGGCGAATGCCGGCGGGTCCACGGCGGATCACCCGCTGCTGACCCCTTCCGTCATTGTCCCTTTCCTGCTGACCGGCACGATCTGGGGTTCGACATGGTACGTCATCACCGGCCAGATCGACGGGGTGCCGGCGGCGTGGTCCGTGTTCTACCGCTTCGCGCTCGCGACGCCGGCGCTGTTCCTTGTCGCCCTGCTGATGAAACGGCGCATTCGCCTGACCGGACCGGAACACCAGCTGGCGATCTTCGTCGGCCTCGCCCAGTTCAGCGGCAACTTCCTGTTCGTCTATCATGCAGAGCTTTACGTCACCTCCGGCATCGTCGCGTTGATGTTCGGCCTGCTAATGGTGCCCAACGCCCTGTTCGCGCGGGGATTCCTGGGCGAACGGGTGAAAGGCGGCTTCATACTCGGCAGTGTGGTCGCGATCGTCGGCGTGTCCTTCCTGCTGTTCCACGAATGGCAGGCGAACCCCGACGCGGGCGTCATCGGCGGCAATGTCGGCTGGGGCATCGCGCTCGCCATGCTGGGCATCCTCGCCGCCAGCATCGCGAACGTGGTGCAGGCCAACCCGACAGGGCGCGGCGTGCCGATGGTGAGCCTGCTGGCATGGGCCATGCTGTACGGAACCGCCTTCGACCTCGGCTTCGCGCTGTTGACCGCAGGCCCGCCGCCGATCCCCGAGCGGCCCGAATTCTGGGCGGGGATCGTTTATCTTGCGCTGGTCGGGTCGGTCGTCACTTTCCCGCTGCACTACAACCTCGTCCGCCAGATCGGGGCGGGGCGTACGGCCTATAATTCGATCCTGACGATCTCCGTGGCGATGCTGCTGTCGACCGTGCTGGAGGGGTATCGGTGGACGCCGCTGACCGCCATCGGGATGGGGCTCGCGGTGCTCGGCATGGTCCTGGCCCTGCGCGCGCGGCGCAAGGCAGCGCCCCTTCAGACCAGCGAGCGCAGCCCTTCGCGATAG
- a CDS encoding GNAT family N-acetyltransferase, protein MDKLEITTHETAGGGEYRATPEGSAHTGKLTWRNEGENIRNANHTLVPREIGGQGVAARLVERLVSDAREQGFRIRPTCSYVASKFAEHPEWSDLKA, encoded by the coding sequence TTGGACAAGCTCGAGATTACCACGCACGAAACCGCCGGCGGCGGCGAATATCGCGCCACGCCCGAAGGCAGCGCGCACACCGGCAAGCTGACGTGGCGGAACGAGGGCGAGAATATCCGCAACGCTAACCACACGCTCGTCCCGCGCGAGATCGGCGGACAGGGTGTGGCGGCGCGGCTGGTCGAACGACTGGTCAGCGATGCCCGCGAACAGGGCTTCAGGATCCGCCCGACCTGCTCCTATGTCGCCAGCAAGTTTGCCGAGCATCCGGAATGGAGCGACCTCAAGGCCTAG
- a CDS encoding dihydrofolate reductase — protein sequence MRAGGRKGPKLTCIVARAADGTIGHDNAMPWHIPADLRRFKALTMGAPMIMGRKTFDSLPGILPGRRHIVLTRDTDWEAEEADVVHSVEEALAAVHGPRASIIGGAEIFALFLPLADRVEITEVHEHYGGDTQMPFPGDDFTLTMREDHPATDKTPAYSFITLERSS from the coding sequence ATGCGCGCCGGCGGCAGGAAAGGGCCGAAGCTGACCTGCATCGTCGCCCGTGCGGCGGACGGGACCATCGGCCACGACAACGCGATGCCGTGGCACATCCCCGCCGACTTGCGCCGGTTCAAGGCGCTGACCATGGGCGCGCCGATGATCATGGGGCGCAAGACCTTCGACAGCCTGCCCGGCATCTTGCCCGGTCGCCGCCACATCGTGCTGACCCGTGACACCGACTGGGAAGCGGAAGAGGCCGACGTGGTGCATTCGGTGGAAGAGGCGCTCGCCGCGGTGCATGGCCCGCGCGCCTCGATCATCGGCGGGGCGGAAATCTTCGCGCTGTTCCTGCCACTGGCCGACCGGGTCGAGATCACCGAGGTGCACGAGCATTACGGCGGCGACACGCAGATGCCCTTCCCCGGCGACGACTTCACGCTGACGATGCGCGAAGACCACCCGGCCACCGACAAGACGCCCGCCTACAGCTTCATCACGCTGGAGCGCAGCTCTTGA
- a CDS encoding acyl-CoA dehydrogenase family protein, which translates to MTFDLTPDQRELQQAARKFARAELPGLARRLEREDAPVPADVLRRYGGLGFLGINLPEEYGGLGLGHLTALAVLEEFAQISVAVAFPVFEALTGPVRTIERFGSAELKAQIIPQVVRGEKIVAVAMSEPGAGTALTDLATTARADGDHFVLNGTKRWSSGAGHSDYYITYCRFDGIEGAKGIGAVVVPKDADGVGFGKREELMGFRGIPSADIVLEDVRVPKGNLIIGAGGFGKLMSAFGLERCGNATMGLGVAAAALEEALAYTQEREAFGKPIVDFQAVQLKLAEMAMKVEAARMLIWRAAAHADAQPYGLPTQYESSLAKCFSNEMVREVTSLGVQVMGGYGYSKEYAMEQRLRDGFAWGIAGGSIDVQKTNIAASLVGRRFDQRR; encoded by the coding sequence ATGACTTTCGACCTCACACCCGACCAGCGCGAGCTCCAGCAGGCTGCGCGGAAATTCGCGCGGGCGGAGCTGCCCGGGCTTGCCCGGCGTCTGGAGCGGGAGGATGCGCCGGTGCCGGCGGACGTGCTGCGGCGATATGGCGGACTGGGCTTCCTCGGCATCAACCTGCCGGAAGAATACGGCGGGCTCGGGCTGGGGCACCTGACCGCGCTCGCGGTGCTGGAGGAGTTCGCGCAAATCTCCGTCGCGGTCGCTTTCCCGGTGTTCGAGGCGCTGACCGGCCCGGTGCGCACGATCGAGCGATTCGGCTCGGCCGAACTGAAGGCGCAGATCATCCCGCAAGTCGTGCGCGGCGAGAAAATCGTGGCGGTCGCCATGAGCGAACCCGGCGCGGGCACCGCGCTGACCGACCTTGCCACCACCGCACGCGCGGACGGCGATCATTTCGTGCTCAACGGCACCAAGCGCTGGTCGTCGGGCGCGGGGCATTCGGATTACTACATCACCTATTGCCGGTTCGACGGGATCGAAGGCGCGAAGGGCATCGGCGCGGTCGTGGTGCCGAAGGATGCGGACGGGGTCGGCTTCGGCAAGCGCGAGGAGCTGATGGGCTTTCGCGGCATCCCCTCGGCCGACATCGTGCTGGAGGATGTCCGCGTTCCGAAAGGAAACCTCATCATTGGCGCGGGCGGGTTCGGGAAGCTGATGAGCGCTTTCGGGCTGGAACGGTGCGGCAACGCCACCATGGGCCTGGGGGTTGCGGCGGCGGCGCTGGAAGAGGCGCTGGCCTACACCCAGGAACGCGAGGCGTTCGGCAAGCCGATCGTCGATTTCCAGGCGGTGCAGCTGAAACTTGCCGAAATGGCGATGAAGGTGGAGGCCGCACGCATGCTGATCTGGCGCGCCGCCGCCCATGCTGACGCGCAGCCCTACGGCCTGCCGACGCAATACGAAAGCAGCCTCGCGAAATGCTTCTCCAACGAGATGGTGCGCGAGGTGACCAGCCTCGGCGTGCAGGTGATGGGCGGCTACGGCTATTCCAAGGAATACGCGATGGAACAGCGCCTTCGCGACGGGTTCGCCTGGGGCATCGCGGGCGGCAGTATCGACGTGCAGAAGACGAATATCGCCGCCAGTCTCGTCGGCCGCCGCTTCGACCAACGGCGCTAG
- a CDS encoding threonine aldolase family protein yields MRFLSDNAARVHPALWEAMRQADEVDSPYDGDGVSQRLDAAFGEVFGREVAALWVATGTAANCLALSAMVPPHGGVVCHREAHIEMDEGGAPGFYLHGAKLLLADGEGAKLTPEAVRAVIDPIRDDVHQVQPHAISVTQASEYGRSYTPQELAAIGALAQERGLGLHVDGARFANAVAFLGCAPSDAVGPAQALSFGCVKNGGMSAEAIVFFDPAMADAVRYRRKRAGHLQSKGRYLAAQLLAMLEGDLWLENARLANAAAQAIAEDAKARLLHPVEANEVFVRLTAEEREALRTQGFDFYDWGAEAARFVAAWDSDQDAARALGKAIASL; encoded by the coding sequence ATGCGCTTCCTGTCCGACAACGCCGCCCGTGTGCATCCCGCCCTGTGGGAGGCGATGCGCCAAGCGGACGAAGTCGATTCCCCGTATGACGGGGACGGCGTGTCGCAGCGCCTCGACGCCGCGTTCGGCGAAGTCTTCGGCCGGGAAGTCGCGGCCTTGTGGGTGGCGACCGGCACGGCGGCGAACTGCCTTGCCCTGTCGGCGATGGTGCCGCCCCACGGCGGCGTGGTCTGCCACCGCGAGGCGCATATCGAGATGGATGAGGGCGGCGCGCCGGGTTTCTACCTCCACGGCGCGAAGCTGCTCCTGGCCGATGGAGAGGGCGCAAAGCTGACGCCGGAAGCCGTCCGCGCGGTGATCGACCCGATCCGTGACGATGTGCACCAGGTCCAGCCCCACGCGATCAGCGTCACGCAGGCCAGCGAATACGGCCGCAGCTACACGCCGCAGGAGCTGGCCGCCATCGGCGCACTGGCGCAGGAGCGCGGGCTGGGCCTGCATGTCGATGGCGCGCGTTTTGCCAATGCCGTCGCCTTCCTTGGCTGCGCGCCGAGTGACGCGGTCGGCCCGGCGCAGGCGCTCAGCTTCGGCTGCGTCAAGAACGGCGGGATGAGCGCGGAAGCGATCGTGTTCTTCGATCCGGCGATGGCCGACGCCGTGCGCTATCGCCGCAAGCGGGCGGGGCACCTGCAGTCCAAGGGGCGCTACCTCGCCGCGCAATTGCTGGCGATGCTGGAAGGCGACCTGTGGCTGGAGAATGCGCGGCTCGCCAATGCGGCGGCGCAGGCGATTGCGGAGGATGCGAAGGCCCGGCTGCTCCACCCGGTTGAGGCGAACGAGGTCTTCGTGCGCCTGACCGCAGAGGAACGCGAGGCGCTGCGCACCCAGGGCTTCGATTTTTACGACTGGGGGGCGGAGGCCGCGCGCTTCGTTGCCGCGTGGGACAGCGACCAGGATGCGGCCCGCGCGCTCGGCAAGGCGATCGCATCGCTATGA
- the purE gene encoding 5-(carboxyamino)imidazole ribonucleotide mutase — protein sequence MNSKVAIVMGSQSDWPTMECAAKVLEELGVEHEARIVSAHRTPDRMVEFAKGADADGIAVIIAGAGGAAHLPGMIAAMTHLPVLGVPVQSKALSGMDSLLSIVQMPAGVPTGTLAIGEAGATNAGLLAASIVALQDEGLSQRLKDWRQARSDSVSERPKS from the coding sequence GTGAACAGCAAGGTCGCCATCGTGATGGGCAGCCAGTCGGACTGGCCGACCATGGAATGCGCCGCGAAGGTGCTGGAGGAACTGGGCGTCGAGCACGAGGCGCGGATCGTTTCCGCCCATCGCACGCCGGACCGGATGGTCGAATTCGCCAAGGGGGCCGACGCCGATGGCATCGCTGTCATCATCGCTGGGGCAGGCGGCGCGGCGCACCTGCCGGGCATGATCGCGGCCATGACCCACTTGCCGGTGCTGGGCGTGCCGGTGCAGTCCAAAGCGCTGTCCGGCATGGATAGCCTGCTCTCCATCGTCCAGATGCCCGCCGGCGTCCCCACCGGGACGCTCGCCATCGGCGAGGCGGGCGCGACCAATGCCGGCCTGCTGGCTGCATCCATCGTCGCCTTGCAGGACGAAGGCCTGTCGCAGCGGCTGAAGGACTGGCGCCAGGCCCGCAGCGACTCCGTGAGCGAAAGGCCCAAAAGCTGA
- a CDS encoding Rossmann-fold NAD(P)-binding domain-containing protein, with protein MAQMFIFGLGYSAKRIAAALEARGWQVVATGSDGALDFADGDAVRKALGASSHVLSSVPPDRNSDNDPVLEAYGDALDHDWLGYLSSTGVYGDTGGAWVDEGSPTGGGRRTARAACDAQWLARGARVFRLPGIYGPGRSALDKVRDGSAHRIDLPGQVFSRIHVEDIAAGVVAGLDGEAGAYNLGDDLPESHNAVTTEACRLLGVSPPPLQTMDEAGLSPMARGFYAENRRVANGKAKRILGWQPRYPTYREGLRSLV; from the coding sequence ATGGCGCAAATGTTCATTTTCGGGCTCGGCTATTCGGCGAAGCGGATTGCAGCGGCGCTGGAAGCGCGTGGTTGGCAGGTGGTCGCCACCGGCAGCGACGGGGCGCTGGACTTCGCCGATGGCGACGCGGTGCGCAAGGCGCTGGGCGCATCGAGCCATGTGCTGAGTTCCGTCCCGCCCGACCGCAACAGCGATAACGACCCGGTGCTGGAAGCCTATGGCGATGCGCTGGATCATGACTGGCTCGGCTATCTCAGCTCGACCGGGGTCTATGGCGATACCGGCGGGGCGTGGGTGGACGAGGGATCCCCCACCGGCGGCGGGCGGCGCACCGCGCGCGCCGCTTGCGATGCGCAGTGGCTGGCGCGCGGGGCGCGGGTGTTCCGCCTGCCCGGTATCTACGGCCCCGGCCGCAGCGCGCTCGACAAGGTGCGCGATGGCAGCGCCCACCGCATCGACTTGCCGGGACAGGTATTCAGCCGCATCCACGTGGAGGATATCGCCGCCGGCGTGGTCGCCGGGCTGGACGGGGAGGCGGGCGCCTACAACCTCGGCGACGACCTGCCCGAGAGCCACAATGCGGTAACCACGGAAGCCTGCCGCCTGCTTGGCGTCAGCCCCCCGCCGCTGCAGACGATGGACGAGGCCGGCCTGTCGCCGATGGCGCGCGGATTTTATGCCGAGAACCGCCGGGTCGCAAATGGCAAGGCGAAGCGGATACTGGGCTGGCAGCCGCGCTACCCGACCTATCGCGAAGGGCTGCGCTCGCTGGTCTGA
- a CDS encoding 5-(carboxyamino)imidazole ribonucleotide synthase, producing MLKPGATIGILGGGQLGRMMAVAAAQLGYRCIGYAPEGDNVAAEVSADFFTNRWDDTAALAAFAKSCDAVTWEFENVPLAAVEAIPAAMLAPAKIALEKAQDRFYEKNFIRDLGGKTAAFARVDSPFDLESALDRLGAPGILKTRRDGYDGKGQWRLSSARDADGLRLPEQQLIYEEFIEFSAEFSVILVRGRDGDTKFWDSPLNVHEGGILRTSTVPAPADLSGQIKQARKLASEAADALNHVGVLTCEFFATGAGPIFNEMAPRVHNSGHWTIEGAVTSQFENHIRAVAGLPLGDTSLRAPRVTMENLIGDDIKRIDTIRAEPAAHLHLYGKNRAAEGRKMGHVTRLEG from the coding sequence ATGCTGAAACCCGGCGCCACGATCGGCATCCTGGGCGGCGGGCAGCTCGGCCGGATGATGGCGGTCGCTGCCGCGCAGCTCGGCTATCGCTGCATCGGCTATGCGCCCGAAGGCGACAACGTGGCCGCCGAAGTCTCGGCCGATTTCTTCACCAACCGCTGGGACGATACCGCCGCGCTCGCGGCCTTCGCCAAATCGTGCGACGCCGTGACGTGGGAGTTCGAGAACGTACCGCTCGCCGCGGTCGAGGCGATCCCGGCAGCCATGCTCGCGCCGGCGAAGATCGCGCTCGAAAAGGCGCAGGACCGGTTCTACGAGAAGAACTTCATCCGCGACCTGGGCGGCAAGACGGCGGCCTTTGCGCGGGTCGATTCGCCCTTCGACCTCGAAAGCGCACTCGACCGGCTGGGCGCGCCCGGCATCCTGAAGACCCGGCGCGACGGTTATGACGGCAAGGGCCAGTGGCGCCTCAGCTCCGCCCGCGACGCCGACGGGCTGCGCCTGCCCGAACAGCAGCTGATCTACGAGGAATTCATCGAGTTCAGCGCCGAATTCTCCGTCATCCTGGTACGCGGACGCGATGGCGATACGAAGTTCTGGGATTCGCCCCTCAACGTCCACGAAGGCGGCATCTTGCGCACCTCCACCGTGCCCGCCCCCGCCGATCTGTCCGGCCAGATCAAGCAGGCCCGCAAGCTGGCATCCGAAGCCGCCGACGCGCTCAATCACGTCGGCGTGCTGACGTGCGAATTCTTTGCCACCGGCGCCGGACCGATCTTCAACGAAATGGCGCCCCGCGTGCACAATTCGGGCCACTGGACGATAGAGGGCGCGGTCACCAGCCAGTTCGAAAACCACATCCGCGCGGTTGCCGGTTTGCCGCTTGGCGACACATCGCTGCGCGCGCCAAGGGTGACGATGGAAAACCTCATCGGCGACGATATCAAACGCATCGATACGATCCGCGCAGAGCCCGCCGCGCACCTGCACCTCTACGGCAAGAACCGCGCCGCCGAAGGGCGCAAGATGGGCCACGTGACCCGGCTGGAAGGGTGA